From a single Serratia surfactantfaciens genomic region:
- the fliZ gene encoding flagella biosynthesis regulatory protein FliZ → MPGILLKKRPLSRYLKDYKHSQTHCSQCGKLLDRMALVFRGKIINKEAIARMDQPIDDAVWLNVQHELTALCRFCSEISCNSHPSYFDIMAFKQYLFEQTEMSHSTIREYVVRLRRLDEMLVARNYPADKFANSASHQRIIDDLPSAAHNNYRIALRKYDQYLAWQRSY, encoded by the coding sequence ATGCCAGGAATACTGTTGAAAAAACGGCCGCTTAGCCGTTACCTGAAAGATTACAAGCACAGCCAGACCCATTGCTCCCAGTGCGGTAAACTGTTGGACCGCATGGCGCTGGTGTTTCGCGGCAAGATCATCAATAAAGAAGCCATCGCGCGCATGGATCAGCCGATCGACGACGCGGTCTGGCTGAACGTACAGCATGAGCTGACCGCGCTGTGCCGCTTTTGCAGCGAGATCTCCTGCAACAGCCACCCGAGCTATTTCGACATCATGGCGTTCAAACAGTATCTGTTCGAACAGACCGAGATGAGCCACAGCACCATCCGCGAGTATGTGGTGCGGCTGCGCCGGCTGGACGAAATGCTGGTGGCGCGCAACTACCCGGCGGACAAGTTCGCCAACAGCGCCAGCCATCAGCGCATCATCGACGATCTGCCTTCCGCGGCGCACAACAACTACCGCATTGCGCTGCGCAAATACGATCAGTATCTCGCCTGGCAGCGCAGCTACTGA
- a CDS encoding RNA polymerase sigma factor FliA, with protein MSDLYTAEGVMDKNSLWLRYVPLVRHEALRLQVRLPASVELDDLLQAGGIGLLNAVERYDALQGTAFTTYAVQRIRGAMLDELRSRDWVPRSVRRHAREVAQVMRQLEQRYGRPASETEVAQTLNISLDEYRQILLDTNNSQLFSYDEWREEHGENAEPMLEGHEEANPLHHLLEGSLRQRVIDAIEALPEREKMVLTLYYQEELNLKEIGAVLDVGESRVSQLHSQAIKRLRARLANDT; from the coding sequence GTGAGCGATCTGTATACCGCCGAAGGCGTGATGGACAAAAATTCTCTCTGGCTGCGCTACGTCCCGTTAGTGCGCCACGAGGCGTTGCGCCTGCAGGTCAGGCTGCCCGCCAGCGTGGAGCTCGACGATTTGCTGCAGGCCGGGGGAATCGGGTTATTGAACGCCGTTGAGCGTTATGACGCCCTACAGGGAACCGCCTTTACCACCTATGCGGTGCAGCGCATTCGCGGCGCGATGCTCGACGAGCTGCGCAGCCGCGACTGGGTGCCGCGCAGCGTGCGGCGCCATGCGCGCGAGGTCGCACAGGTGATGCGGCAACTGGAACAGCGTTATGGCCGTCCGGCGAGCGAGACGGAAGTGGCGCAGACGCTGAATATCTCGCTGGATGAGTACCGTCAAATTCTGTTGGACACCAATAACAGCCAGCTTTTCTCCTACGACGAATGGCGCGAGGAGCATGGCGAGAACGCGGAACCGATGCTGGAAGGGCATGAAGAGGCCAACCCGCTGCATCACCTGTTGGAAGGCAGCCTGCGCCAGCGAGTGATCGACGCCATCGAGGCGTTGCCGGAGCGCGAAAAAATGGTGCTGACGCTGTATTACCAGGAAGAGTTGAACCTCAAGGAGATCGGCGCCGTGCTGGACGTCGGGGAATCCCGCGTCAGCCAACTGCACAGTCAGGCGATCAAACGGCTGCGCGCGCGGCTGGCGAACGATACCTGA
- a CDS encoding flagellin FliC gives MAQVINTNSLSLMAQNNLNKSQSSLGTAIERLSSGLRINSAKDDAAGQAISNRFTANIKGLTQASRNANDGISLAQTTEGALNEVNDNLQNIRRLTAQALNGSNSTSDLKSIQDEVTQRLAEINRISEQTDFNGVKVLSSDQKLTIQVGANDGETIDIDLKKIDAKQLGLDTFDVTTKSAKAGAEIATGTKITVDSDATKQADADVTGLAKGQTLVSGTDADGKAAYFIATKDDATGDVAYTKAKVADDGKVTDSGTDAGVKNPLATLDKALAQVDGLRSSLGAVQNRFDSVINNLNSTVNNLAASQSRIQDADYATEVSNMSRANILQQAGTSVLAQANQSTQNVLSLLR, from the coding sequence ATGGCACAAGTAATCAACACTAACAGCCTGTCTCTGATGGCGCAGAACAACCTGAACAAATCTCAGTCTTCTCTGGGCACTGCGATTGAGCGTCTGTCTTCCGGTCTGCGTATCAACAGCGCTAAAGACGACGCTGCGGGTCAGGCGATCTCCAACCGTTTCACCGCTAACATCAAAGGCCTGACTCAGGCTTCCCGTAACGCCAACGACGGTATCTCTCTGGCACAGACCACTGAAGGCGCACTGAACGAAGTTAACGACAACCTGCAGAACATTCGTCGTCTGACCGCACAGGCTCTGAACGGTTCTAACTCCACCAGCGACCTGAAATCCATCCAGGACGAAGTCACTCAGCGTCTGGCTGAAATCAACCGCATCTCCGAGCAGACTGACTTCAACGGCGTGAAAGTGCTGAGCAGCGATCAGAAACTGACTATTCAGGTTGGCGCTAACGACGGCGAAACCATCGATATCGACCTGAAAAAAATCGACGCTAAGCAACTGGGCCTGGATACTTTCGACGTTACTACTAAATCTGCAAAAGCAGGCGCTGAAATCGCTACTGGTACCAAGATCACTGTTGATAGCGATGCAACAAAACAGGCTGACGCTGATGTGACTGGCTTGGCTAAAGGCCAGACTCTGGTTTCAGGTACCGACGCAGACGGTAAAGCAGCTTACTTCATCGCAACCAAAGATGATGCAACAGGTGATGTTGCTTACACCAAAGCTAAAGTTGCTGATGACGGTAAAGTGACTGATTCCGGCACTGACGCTGGTGTTAAAAATCCACTGGCTACCCTGGACAAAGCGCTGGCACAGGTTGACGGTCTGCGTTCTTCCCTGGGTGCGGTACAGAACCGTTTCGATTCTGTTATCAACAACCTGAACAGCACCGTGAACAACCTGGCTGCTTCTCAGTCTCGTATCCAGGACGCTGACTACGCGACCGAAGTGTCCAACATGAGCCGTGCCAACATCCTGCAACAGGCTGGCACCTCTGTTCTGGCACAGGCTAACCAGTCTACTCAGAACGTACTGTCCCTGCTGCGTTAA
- the fliD gene encoding flagellar filament capping protein FliD: MATISSLGLGSGLDLNGLLDKLTKAEQQRLTPYTTKQSSYNAQLTGYGTLKGALEKFDNLSKEMAKEDSFKATTATEHDAFKITTNAKAVPGNYVVEVNKLAQAQTLTTQAKVSDQGAKLGAEGVTDRSLTITAGNPPKETKIPLSDDQTSLLELRDAINGAKAGVTASIMRVGDNDYQLAVSSSTTGENNKISLQVDNDDKLGDILNYNATRGTGTAMKQTVAPQDAELMVNGTAIKRSTNSISDALQGVTIDLKTKTKTDEPQHLVISTNTAGTTDKIKEWVDSYNSLLDTFNALTKYTPVKTGEAPNPTNGPLLGDNTLRGVQSSIKSALSGVQDNPELKGLGNLGISTNTKTGKLEIDSAKLKKAMDEKPDQVTNFFVGNGKDTGMATEIHNEIQSYIKSGGIIENSTKSINTNLDRLNSQITTVTASIQSTIDRYKQQFVQLDTMMSKMNGTSNYLAQQFK; the protein is encoded by the coding sequence ATGGCAACGATCAGTTCATTAGGTCTCGGCTCAGGACTCGACCTCAACGGCTTGCTGGATAAGCTGACTAAAGCGGAACAACAGCGCCTGACCCCTTACACCACCAAACAGTCCAGCTATAACGCACAGCTGACCGGTTACGGCACGCTGAAAGGTGCACTGGAAAAGTTCGACAATCTCAGCAAAGAGATGGCGAAAGAGGACTCCTTTAAAGCCACCACCGCCACCGAACACGACGCCTTTAAAATCACCACCAACGCCAAGGCAGTGCCGGGCAACTACGTGGTGGAAGTGAACAAACTGGCTCAGGCGCAAACCCTGACCACGCAGGCGAAAGTCAGCGACCAGGGCGCTAAATTAGGCGCTGAAGGCGTGACGGACCGCTCATTGACCATCACCGCCGGCAATCCGCCTAAAGAAACCAAGATCCCGCTCAGCGACGATCAAACCTCGCTGCTGGAGCTGCGCGACGCCATCAACGGCGCCAAAGCCGGCGTCACCGCCAGCATCATGCGCGTCGGCGACAACGACTATCAGTTGGCGGTCAGCTCTTCCACCACCGGCGAAAACAATAAGATTTCTCTGCAGGTCGATAATGACGACAAGCTGGGCGATATCCTGAACTACAACGCCACCCGCGGCACTGGCACCGCCATGAAGCAGACGGTTGCGCCGCAGGATGCGGAGCTGATGGTAAACGGCACCGCTATCAAGCGCAGCACCAACTCGATCAGCGATGCCCTGCAGGGTGTCACCATCGATCTGAAAACCAAAACCAAAACCGATGAGCCGCAACATCTGGTGATCAGCACCAACACCGCCGGCACCACCGACAAGATCAAAGAGTGGGTCGACAGCTATAACTCGCTGCTGGACACCTTTAATGCGCTGACCAAATATACCCCGGTGAAAACCGGCGAAGCGCCAAACCCAACCAACGGTCCGCTGCTCGGCGACAACACCCTGCGCGGCGTTCAGTCGTCGATCAAAAGCGCCCTCAGCGGAGTCCAAGATAACCCGGAGTTGAAAGGCCTGGGCAACCTCGGCATCTCCACCAACACCAAAACCGGCAAGCTGGAAATCGACAGCGCCAAGCTGAAAAAAGCGATGGATGAAAAACCGGATCAGGTCACCAACTTCTTCGTCGGCAACGGCAAAGACACCGGCATGGCCACCGAGATCCACAACGAGATCCAAAGCTACATCAAATCCGGCGGCATCATCGAGAACTCGACCAAGAGCATTAACACCAACCTCGATCGCCTGAACAGCCAGATCACCACGGTCACCGCCAGCATTCAGAGCACCATCGACCGCTATAAACAGCAGTTCGTTCAGCTGGATACCATGATGTCGAAAATGAACGGCACCAGTAACTATTTGGCTCAACAGTTCAAGTAA
- the fliS gene encoding flagellar export chaperone FliS, giving the protein MYNRSGTQAYAQVSLESGAMSASPHQLIVMLFDGALSALLRARILMNQGDIAGKGMALSKAINIIDNGLKSGLDHQQGGEIAENLAALYDYMKRRLMQANLHNDEEAIAEVVKLLENIADAWRQIGPNYHPSQDAV; this is encoded by the coding sequence ATGTATAACCGTAGCGGCACTCAGGCCTACGCACAGGTCAGTCTGGAAAGCGGCGCCATGAGCGCCAGCCCGCACCAGTTAATCGTGATGTTGTTCGACGGGGCGCTCAGCGCCCTGCTTCGCGCACGCATTTTGATGAACCAGGGCGATATCGCAGGCAAAGGCATGGCGCTGTCCAAAGCCATCAACATCATCGACAACGGCCTGAAAAGCGGCCTCGACCATCAACAGGGCGGCGAGATCGCCGAAAACCTGGCGGCGCTGTATGACTATATGAAACGCCGGCTGATGCAGGCCAACCTGCACAACGACGAAGAGGCGATCGCCGAAGTGGTCAAGCTGCTGGAAAACATCGCCGACGCCTGGCGCCAGATCGGCCCCAACTACCACCCTTCGCAGGACGCCGTGTAA
- the fliT gene encoding flagella biosynthesis regulatory protein FliT: MERQQQLLAAYQQIYALSSQMIALAQTGRWEELVELEFAYVTAVEKTAAFTGQAGPSMALQEMLRNKLQQILDNETELKRLLQQRMDELKMLIEQSTRQNVVNNTYGQFNDRSLLLGEPQVR, from the coding sequence ATGGAACGTCAACAACAGCTCTTAGCCGCTTATCAACAAATCTATGCCCTGAGCAGCCAGATGATCGCGCTGGCGCAGACCGGGCGCTGGGAAGAGCTCGTTGAGCTCGAATTCGCCTACGTGACGGCGGTGGAAAAAACCGCCGCCTTTACCGGCCAGGCCGGCCCGTCAATGGCGTTGCAGGAGATGCTGCGCAATAAGTTGCAGCAAATTCTCGACAACGAAACCGAACTAAAACGCCTGCTGCAGCAGCGCATGGATGAGCTGAAAATGCTGATCGAACAGTCCACGCGCCAAAACGTGGTCAATAATACCTATGGTCAGTTTAACGACCGTTCGCTGCTGTTGGGGGAGCCACAGGTCCGATAA
- a CDS encoding helix-turn-helix transcriptional regulator yields the protein MERTINLCPGIGASAHIIQHTELLFPSVYFEQPHLYLIQQGHKRVRWQQQEVVAHPGELLIIDGGQTVDIINGPSEEGVFSCQLLTCDPLLLNVQPPVEEMPPSMPFDAVLTLRNLPCALKHSFETTSLALALRQRFPTLIVRHKMLEILLWLAQFGIRFIHNEAKDLTQRVRRCLATDPHSIWTAAKVAESLSMSEVMLRRKLSMENTALRNLMIDVRMSSALALLQSTDWPISAIAQHVGYESASRFAERFRKRFGFAPTAIRGHQRIMEPGLQGGEAIVAGET from the coding sequence ATGGAACGTACAATTAATCTCTGTCCTGGAATTGGTGCCTCAGCGCACATCATTCAGCATACTGAATTATTATTCCCTTCAGTCTATTTTGAGCAACCACATCTGTATCTGATACAACAAGGCCATAAGCGCGTGCGCTGGCAACAACAGGAAGTGGTGGCTCATCCCGGCGAGCTGTTGATTATCGACGGCGGTCAAACGGTGGACATTATTAATGGCCCATCCGAAGAAGGTGTTTTCAGCTGTCAGTTGCTGACCTGCGATCCGCTGCTGCTCAACGTCCAGCCGCCGGTAGAAGAAATGCCGCCATCGATGCCGTTCGACGCCGTCCTGACGCTGCGCAACCTGCCCTGTGCCCTGAAACACAGCTTTGAGACCACCAGCCTGGCACTGGCGCTTCGGCAGCGTTTTCCCACCCTCATCGTGCGGCACAAAATGCTGGAAATTCTGCTGTGGTTGGCCCAGTTCGGTATTCGCTTCATCCATAACGAAGCCAAGGATCTCACGCAGCGCGTGCGCCGCTGCCTGGCGACCGATCCGCACAGCATTTGGACAGCGGCCAAAGTCGCGGAAAGCCTGTCGATGAGCGAAGTGATGCTGCGTCGCAAACTGTCGATGGAAAATACCGCGTTGCGCAATCTGATGATCGACGTGCGTATGAGCAGCGCGCTGGCCCTGCTGCAGTCGACCGACTGGCCTATCTCCGCCATTGCGCAACATGTCGGCTATGAAAGTGCGTCGCGTTTCGCCGAACGTTTTCGTAAACGCTTCGGTTTTGCGCCTACCGCCATTCGCGGCCACCAGAGAATTATGGAGCCCGGCCTCCAGGGGGGCGAGGCGATAGTCGCCGGAGAAACCTAA
- a CDS encoding LysR family transcriptional regulator has translation MKSDLSALPAFVAVAEGGSFAAAADKLHLTRSAVSKIVSRLEDRLGVMLFMRTTRSLSLTDEGALYYEHCRQALANVQAAENQLDSGKMQVSGRLRVSVPVLFGHLCIAPLLTALANEHPLLTLEMSFSDRRIDLIDEGFDLAVRIGELADSGSLVARRLGEHGMILCASPDYVQRHGEPRTPEALSRHQAVGYLHGGVVLPWQLRGADGELRSFRPPAKMMMDDMQGIVDAVSAGAGIAWLPEWLVRDRLMAGTLTEVMRGESSLSFPVSVVWPFMPYQPLKVRLAVDKLVAELPGKLALVAPSMSHRP, from the coding sequence ATGAAAAGCGATCTCAGCGCACTGCCGGCTTTTGTCGCCGTGGCGGAAGGCGGCAGTTTTGCCGCCGCCGCAGACAAGCTTCATCTGACCCGTTCTGCGGTCAGCAAAATCGTGTCGCGCCTGGAGGATCGGCTCGGGGTCATGTTGTTTATGCGCACCACGCGCAGCCTGAGCCTGACAGATGAAGGGGCGTTGTACTATGAACATTGCCGGCAGGCGTTGGCGAATGTGCAGGCGGCGGAAAATCAGCTGGACAGCGGCAAGATGCAGGTCAGCGGCCGCCTCAGAGTCTCGGTGCCGGTATTGTTTGGCCATCTGTGCATTGCGCCCTTGCTGACGGCGCTGGCGAATGAGCACCCGCTATTGACGCTGGAGATGTCGTTCAGCGATCGCAGGATCGATCTGATCGACGAGGGATTCGATCTGGCGGTGCGCATCGGTGAGCTGGCGGACAGCGGCAGTCTGGTTGCCCGGCGACTGGGGGAACACGGCATGATCCTCTGCGCCTCGCCCGATTACGTACAGCGCCACGGCGAGCCCAGGACGCCGGAAGCGTTAAGCCGGCATCAGGCCGTCGGGTATTTACACGGCGGCGTCGTGTTGCCCTGGCAGCTGCGCGGCGCAGACGGTGAACTCCGGTCGTTCAGGCCGCCGGCCAAGATGATGATGGATGATATGCAGGGGATCGTCGATGCGGTTTCCGCCGGTGCCGGCATTGCGTGGCTGCCGGAGTGGCTGGTGCGTGATCGGTTGATGGCGGGGACGTTGACGGAGGTCATGCGCGGTGAGTCCAGCCTCAGTTTTCCGGTGAGCGTTGTGTGGCCCTTTATGCCTTATCAGCCGCTTAAGGTGCGGCTGGCGGTGGACAAACTGGTGGCGGAGCTGCCGGGAAAATTGGCGCTTGTTGCGCCGTCGATGTCGCATCGGCCATGA
- a CDS encoding FMN-dependent NADH-azoreductase: protein MKNILVLKSSIMGNDSQTNTLIDHYLAERRAKGYDDKIVEHDLAALDLPVLDGELFSALRGAENTSQRAKAAVALSDRLIAELKESDLLLIGAPMYNLNVPTQLKNWFDLVARARVTFNYTATYPVGLVEGVNALVFSSRGGVHVGQPTDAVTPYLRSVLGLMGIGDVQFIYAEGLDMKPHGHAQGLANAHERIAELDG from the coding sequence ATGAAAAATATACTGGTGCTCAAATCCAGCATTATGGGAAACGACTCGCAGACCAATACCCTGATTGATCATTATCTGGCGGAACGTCGGGCCAAAGGATATGACGATAAGATCGTCGAACACGACCTGGCGGCGTTGGATCTGCCGGTATTGGACGGCGAGCTGTTCAGCGCGCTGCGCGGCGCGGAAAACACCAGCCAACGCGCCAAAGCGGCGGTGGCGCTCTCCGATCGACTGATTGCCGAACTGAAAGAGAGCGATCTACTGCTGATCGGCGCGCCGATGTACAACCTCAACGTACCGACCCAGCTGAAGAACTGGTTCGATCTGGTGGCCCGCGCCCGGGTAACGTTCAACTACACCGCCACCTATCCGGTTGGGTTGGTCGAGGGCGTCAATGCGCTGGTGTTCAGTTCACGCGGCGGCGTGCACGTCGGTCAGCCAACCGACGCCGTGACGCCCTACCTGCGCTCGGTGCTGGGGCTGATGGGAATTGGCGACGTGCAATTTATCTATGCTGAAGGGCTGGACATGAAACCGCACGGCCACGCTCAAGGGTTGGCGAATGCTCACGAGCGGATCGCAGAATTGGATGGCTGA
- the fliE gene encoding flagellar hook-basal body complex protein FliE produces the protein MAIQGIEGVLQQMQTMAVQAGKMGQNAAPQGVSFASELTAALGKISETQQTARKQAQDFELGVPGISLNDVMVDLQKSSVSLQLGVQVRNKLVAAYQDIMNMPV, from the coding sequence ATGGCGATTCAGGGCATTGAAGGGGTGCTGCAGCAGATGCAGACCATGGCGGTTCAGGCCGGCAAGATGGGGCAAAATGCGGCGCCGCAGGGCGTTAGTTTCGCCAGTGAACTGACCGCTGCGCTCGGTAAGATCAGCGAGACGCAGCAAACGGCGCGCAAACAGGCGCAGGATTTCGAGCTGGGCGTGCCGGGCATCAGCCTGAACGATGTGATGGTCGATCTGCAAAAATCGTCGGTATCTCTGCAATTGGGCGTCCAGGTGCGCAACAAGCTGGTGGCGGCCTACCAGGACATCATGAATATGCCGGTGTGA